The nucleotide window GAACGAGAAACGGCGTCCGCCCTTGACCACCTTCGAGACGCGGTTGATGGTCACCACGCGCTCGAGCTGGTTGCGGTCCTGGTCGCGGCCGCCGCGATCGCGACGGTCGCCGCGGCCACCGCCGCGACGGTCGTTGCCGCCGCCCTGGTTGTTCTGGTTGTTGTCGTTACCGGCGGGTCCGTTTCCGCCGTCACGCTGACGTCCGGGCATCAGAGGTTCCCTCCGGTCATGTGGGTGTAGCTGGTGAAGATGGTCATCAGAAGCTCAGGCCTCCCTCGCGGGCGGCATCGGCGAGCGCTGCGATCCGGCCGTGGTAGTCCTTGCCGCCACGGTCGAACACGACGGCGTCGACGCCGGCGGCCTTGGCGCGGGCGGCGATGAGCTCGCCGACCTTGCGGGCCTGCGCCGACTTGTCGCCGCCTGCGGCACGCACGTCGGCCTCGATCGACGATGCCGCGGCCAGCGTCTTGCCGGCCAGGTCGTCGATGAGCTGGACGTGGATGTGGCGCGAGCTACGCTTGACCACGAGACGCGGACGGGCCGGGGTTCCGCTGACCTTCTTGCGGAGGCGGAAGTGGCGGTTGGCGGTCGCCTTGCGACGACGCGTCGACACGTCCTTGCCGACGGGCTTGCGAACTGTCTTGGTAGCTGTCTCACTCATGGCTTACTTACCCGTCTTTCCGACCTTGCGACGGATCTGCTCACCCTCGTAGCGAATGCCCTTGCCCTTGTAGGGGTCCGGACGACGCAGGCGGCGGATGACCGCCGAGATCTCGCCGACTTGCTGCTTGTCGATACCCGACACCGAGAACTTGGTCGGGGACTCCACGGCGAACGTGATGCCCGCCGGGGCCTCGATCGGCACGGGATGGCTGTAACCGAGCGCGAACTCGAGGTCGCTGCCCTTGGCCTGCACGCGGTAGCCGACACCGAAGATCTCCATCTTCTTGGTGTAGCCCTGCGTGACGCCCACGACGAGGTTGTTCACGAGTGAACGGCTCAGGCCGTGGAGCGCGCGGCTGCGACGCTCGTCGTTGGGGCGGGTCACGACGATGGAGTTGTCCTCCTTGGCGACCACGATGGGCTCGGAGACGGTGAGCGAGAGCTCACCCTTGGGGCCCTTCACGGTGACGTTCTGGCCGTCGATGGTGACGTCCACGCCCGCGGGGATCTCGATGGGGTTCTTTCCGATACGCGACATTGTGTTACCTCCCCCTACCAGACGTAGGCGAGGACTTCGCCGCCCACGCCCTGGTTGGCTGCCTGGCGATCGGTGAGCAGGCCCGACGACGTGGAGATGATGGCCACGCCGAGGCCGCCCAGAACCTTGGGCAGGTTGGTGGACTTTGCATAGACCCGGAGGCCGGGCTTGGAGACGCGGCGCAGGCCGGCGATGGAGCGCTCACGACTCGGGCCGTACTTCAGGGAGACGACGAGGCTCTTTCCGACCTCCGCGTCTTCGGTGCGGTAGTCGGTGATGTAGCCCTCGCGCTTGAGGATCTCGGCGATGTTCACCTTGATCTTCGACGAGGGCAGTGTCACCTCGTCGTGGTACGCCGAGTTGGCGTTACGCAGACGCGTCAAGAAGTCTGCGATCGGGTCAGTCATGGTCATGGGTGACCGTCAACCTTTCTCGTAGCGGTTCCCATACAGCGCCGGACGCGGGGACATCCCCGTGACCTGCGGTGGGCCTTCCACGAAGTGGATAGTTGTTTCTGAAGGTTCTCGCCGCCGATGCCCTTGGCTTTTCGCCGGCACCGGAGACTATTCAGTTGTGTCCCGGACACCTGAGGTGCACAGGCAACCGGTCTAG belongs to Gordonia sp. KTR9 and includes:
- the rpsH gene encoding 30S ribosomal protein S8, encoding MTMTDPIADFLTRLRNANSAYHDEVTLPSSKIKVNIAEILKREGYITDYRTEDAEVGKSLVVSLKYGPSRERSIAGLRRVSKPGLRVYAKSTNLPKVLGGLGVAIISTSSGLLTDRQAANQGVGGEVLAYVW
- the rplR gene encoding 50S ribosomal protein L18, translated to MSETATKTVRKPVGKDVSTRRRKATANRHFRLRKKVSGTPARPRLVVKRSSRHIHVQLIDDLAGKTLAAASSIEADVRAAGGDKSAQARKVGELIAARAKAAGVDAVVFDRGGKDYHGRIAALADAAREGGLSF
- the rplF gene encoding 50S ribosomal protein L6, whose amino-acid sequence is MSRIGKNPIEIPAGVDVTIDGQNVTVKGPKGELSLTVSEPIVVAKEDNSIVVTRPNDERRSRALHGLSRSLVNNLVVGVTQGYTKKMEIFGVGYRVQAKGSDLEFALGYSHPVPIEAPAGITFAVESPTKFSVSGIDKQQVGEISAVIRRLRRPDPYKGKGIRYEGEQIRRKVGKTGK